In Oryzias melastigma strain HK-1 linkage group LG10, ASM292280v2, whole genome shotgun sequence, a single window of DNA contains:
- the LOC118599240 gene encoding gastrula zinc finger protein XlCGF57.1-like produces the protein MVVDFSRSKAPPSPVCIGGKDVEIITSYKFLGVHLDNKLEWSTNTEAVYKKGMSRLYFLRRLRSFTVYNRILHMFFQSVMASTIFFAVVCWGASIKPKDANRLDKLIRKAGSVVGSKLASLEEVSRDRMLTKLLTIMNNPSHPLYETSHITHENSYWGEAFLCEECDKGFGLVSSLKEHMRTHTGKKPFSCKECDKRLSRMHTLKEHMRIHTGEKPFSCKECDRSFTHINSLKSHMRTRTGEKPFSCKECDRSFSQPSTLKSHMRTHTGEKPFLCKECDKSFRWISHLKSHMRIHTGEKPFLCKECDKSFRYISHLKTQMRSQTGEKPFLCKECDRGFTQIHSLKSHLRIHTGEKPFLCKECDRSFSQTSTLNSHMRTHTGEKPFLCKECDKSFRCISHLKSHMGIHTGEMS, from the exons ATGGTGGTGGACTTCAGTAGGAGTAAGGCCCCACCCTCCCCAGTCTGCATTGGTGGAAAAGATGTTGAGATCATCACATCTTACAAGTTCCTGGGTGTCCATCTGGACAATAAACTGGAGTGGTCCACAAACACTGAGGCGGTCTACAAGAAGGGCATGAGCAGACTGTACTTCCTGAGGCGACTCAGGTCATTCACCGTTTATAACAGGATACTCCACATGTTTTTCCAGTCTGTCATGGCAAGCACCATCTTCTTTGCTGTAGTGTGCTGGGGTGCCAGCATCAAACCAAAGGACGCCAACAGACTGGACAAACTCATTAGAAAGGCTGGTTCTGTTGTTGGTTCCAAGCTAGCCAGCTTAGAGGAAGTGTCCAGAGACAGAATGTTGACTAAACTGCTGACCATCATGAACAATCCCTCCCACCCTCTCTATGAAACA TCTCAtatcacacatgagaactcatactgGGGAGAAGCCTTTTTGTGTGAAGAATGTGATAAAGGTTTTGGTCTAGTATCTAGTCTTAAagaacacatgagaactcatacaggaaagaagcctttttcgtgtaaagaatgCGATAAAAGACTTAGTCGCATGCACACTCTAAAAGAACACATgagaattcatacaggagagaagcctttttcgtgtaaagaatgtgacagaagttttaccCATATAAATAgtctcaaatcacacatgagaactcgtACCGGAGAAAAGCCGttttcgtgtaaagaatgtgacagaagttttagtcaaccATCTACTCTtaaatcacacatgagaactcatacaggggAAAAGCCTTTtctgtgtaaagaatgtgataaaagcttTCGTTGGATATCTcatctcaaatcacacatgagaattcatacaggagaaaagccttttttgtgtaaagaatgtgataaaagcttTCGTTAcatatctcatctcaaaacACAGATGAGAAGTCAAactggagagaagccttttttgtgtaaagaatgtgacagaggTTTTACTCAAATACATAGTCTCAAATCACACTTaagaattcatacaggagagaagccttttttgtgtaaagaatgtgacagaagttttagtcaaacaTCTACTCTCAactcacacatgagaactcatacaggagaaaagccttttctgtgtaaagaatgtgataaaagcttTCGTTGCATATCTcatctcaaatcacacatgggaattcatacaggagaaatGTCATAG